The proteins below are encoded in one region of Plutella xylostella chromosome Z, ilPluXylo3.1, whole genome shotgun sequence:
- the LOC105384212 gene encoding protein ABHD13 isoform X1, which produces MYHVVRVVLYRLWVVSTLTLFSSVAVFWCYGFFTAFLVFTCGISGIFYSAQDLLLYYPNDPPDSRVFVLQPSNYKLPYESVKIKNKDGLKIHMFLIKQPTNSNHIPTMLFFHGNAGNMGQRLPNVCGFFNRLNINILMVEYRGYGLSEGSPCEQGLYSDAQTAIDFALQRTDIDPKKLILFGRSLGGAIAIDLASRLEYRDKVWAVIVENTFTSIPDMAKVILKWRCLRWLPLMCHKNKYMSVQKIRQVMAPTLVICGSNDSLVPPSMAKDLYMSCGALVKKLAVMQGGGHDDTWTCREYYPSVQVFLSNIPALLEPTDRPYFDESNDHTIAMGDLIETV; this is translated from the exons atgtatCACGTAGTGCGAGTGGTCCTGTATCGGCTGTGGGTCGTGTCAACACTGACCCTGTTCTCCAGTGTCGCTGTGTTCTGGTGCTATGGCTTCTTCACTGCCTTCCTGGTCTTCACCTGCGGCATCTCAG GGATATTTTACAGTGCACAAGACTTGTTGCTGTACTACCCGAATGACCCTCCAGACTCGCGCGTGTTTGTGCTGCAGCCGAGCAACTACAAGCTTCCTTACGAGAGTGTGAAGATCAAGAACAAAGATGGGCTGAAGATCCACATGTTCCTCATCAAGCAGCCCACCAACAGCAACCACATCCCGACCATGCTGTTCTTCCATGGTAACGCCGGGAACATGGGACAGAG ATTGCCAAATGTGTGCGGattttttaaccgactaaatATCAACATTCTCATGGTGGAGTACCGCGGCTATGGCCTCTCAGAGGGCTCCCCTTGCGAGCAAGGGCTGTACTCTGATGCCCAAACTGCCATTGACTTTGCACTGCAACGGACAGACATTGATCCCAAGAAGCTCATTCTCTTCGGCAGGTCTCTGG GTGGTGCAATTGCCATAGATCTAGCATCTAGACTTGAGTACAGAGACAAGGTGTGGGCAGTGATTGTTGAGAACACATTTACGAGTATCCCTGACATGGCCAAAGTCATCCTCAAGTGGAGGTGTCTGCGGTGGCTGCCACTGATGTGCCATAAGAACAAG TACATGTCAGTACAGAAGATCCGTCAAGTGATGGCGCCGACCCTCGTGATCTGTGGTTCCAACGACTCTCTGGTCCCCCCCTCCATGGCCAAGGACCTGTACATGAGTTGCGGAGCCCTGGTGAAGAAGCTGGCGGTGATGCAGGGCGGCGGCCACGACGACACCTGGACCTGCCGCGAGTACTACCCCAGCGTGCAGGTGTTCCTGTCCAATATACCCGCGCTTCTGGAGCCAACTGACCGCCCGTATTTCGACGAGTCCAACGACCACACTATAGCTATGGGTGACTTGATTGAGACGGTTTAA
- the LOC105384212 gene encoding protein ABHD13 isoform X2, with amino-acid sequence MFQLQRCWKCCDSVTMITKTVQHTLTWIFYSAQDLLLYYPNDPPDSRVFVLQPSNYKLPYESVKIKNKDGLKIHMFLIKQPTNSNHIPTMLFFHGNAGNMGQRLPNVCGFFNRLNINILMVEYRGYGLSEGSPCEQGLYSDAQTAIDFALQRTDIDPKKLILFGRSLGGAIAIDLASRLEYRDKVWAVIVENTFTSIPDMAKVILKWRCLRWLPLMCHKNKYMSVQKIRQVMAPTLVICGSNDSLVPPSMAKDLYMSCGALVKKLAVMQGGGHDDTWTCREYYPSVQVFLSNIPALLEPTDRPYFDESNDHTIAMGDLIETV; translated from the exons ATGTTTCAATTACAAAGATGCTGGAAGTGTTGCGATTCAGTGACAATGATCACAAAAACAGTTCAACATACATTAACGT GGATATTTTACAGTGCACAAGACTTGTTGCTGTACTACCCGAATGACCCTCCAGACTCGCGCGTGTTTGTGCTGCAGCCGAGCAACTACAAGCTTCCTTACGAGAGTGTGAAGATCAAGAACAAAGATGGGCTGAAGATCCACATGTTCCTCATCAAGCAGCCCACCAACAGCAACCACATCCCGACCATGCTGTTCTTCCATGGTAACGCCGGGAACATGGGACAGAG ATTGCCAAATGTGTGCGGattttttaaccgactaaatATCAACATTCTCATGGTGGAGTACCGCGGCTATGGCCTCTCAGAGGGCTCCCCTTGCGAGCAAGGGCTGTACTCTGATGCCCAAACTGCCATTGACTTTGCACTGCAACGGACAGACATTGATCCCAAGAAGCTCATTCTCTTCGGCAGGTCTCTGG GTGGTGCAATTGCCATAGATCTAGCATCTAGACTTGAGTACAGAGACAAGGTGTGGGCAGTGATTGTTGAGAACACATTTACGAGTATCCCTGACATGGCCAAAGTCATCCTCAAGTGGAGGTGTCTGCGGTGGCTGCCACTGATGTGCCATAAGAACAAG TACATGTCAGTACAGAAGATCCGTCAAGTGATGGCGCCGACCCTCGTGATCTGTGGTTCCAACGACTCTCTGGTCCCCCCCTCCATGGCCAAGGACCTGTACATGAGTTGCGGAGCCCTGGTGAAGAAGCTGGCGGTGATGCAGGGCGGCGGCCACGACGACACCTGGACCTGCCGCGAGTACTACCCCAGCGTGCAGGTGTTCCTGTCCAATATACCCGCGCTTCTGGAGCCAACTGACCGCCCGTATTTCGACGAGTCCAACGACCACACTATAGCTATGGGTGACTTGATTGAGACGGTTTAA